From Drosophila suzukii chromosome 2R, CBGP_Dsuzu_IsoJpt1.0, whole genome shotgun sequence, a single genomic window includes:
- the Tbce gene encoding tubulin-specific chaperone E isoform X2: MVGIIDEPHLFYPLGTRIKISENYGTVRYVGEVSGHMGTWLGIEWDDGMRGKHNGIVDGKRYFQTQKPMAGSFIRPGKLGPCATLEDAARERYLNYDSSNVDESLIRETQASLQASLFEVVGMDKIARKQSKFEQLAEISVDQTPVNAAGYLKELTQLTTLNVSHTLIWNWETVASIAQQLPSLTSLNLSSNRLVLPMSSQISDLEPAFRQLKRINLRNCGFTEWKDVMQTALLWPNIVSLGLQENSFGQLAEVDRKKIFRQLQELDLHRTNIIDFDQVAKLGNLTTLRLLNLMENGIEEIKLPDCDPQEKLNMFASLEQLNLLYNPIWNEADAFNELDKLPQLRRLNKTPHLKSNFDEMVSKAVASISGIEFINKALVTAEERRGAEYDIWKKYAPDWMQATHQGSDSLREFNRRHRTYHLLVKNFLPPSQAKRSNLIKVCIQHQLTGETWDKKVPRMITVQTLQGLVMKRFQLGGNVPQLCYVDAQHPDLVVPLDNNAKTLDFYSVQEHDTVLVQ; this comes from the exons ATGGTGGGAATTATTGACGAGCCACATCTGTTTTATCCGCTGGGGACACGCATCAAGATATCCGAAAACTATGGTACAGTGCGTTATGTGGGAGAG GTTAGCGGCCACATGGGCACCTGGCTAGGAATTGAGTGGGACGACGGGATGCGGGGCAAGCACAACGGCATCGTAGACGGCAAGCGTTATTTCCAGACACAGAAGCCTATGGCGGGCAGTTTTATCCGGCCGGGCAAGTTGGGGCCGTGCGCCACCCTGGAGGACGCTGCCCGGGAGCGGTACCTGAACTACGACTCAAGCAACGTCGACGAGTCCCTTATCCGGGAAACACAAGCTAGTCTGCAGGCGTCGCTCTTTGAGGTCGTGGGCATGGACAAAATCGCTCGAAAGCAGAGCAAGTTCGAGCAGCTGGCGGAGATAAGCGTAGATCAGACGCCAGTGAACGCTGCCGGGTACTTGAAGGAGCTGACACAGCTGACTACGCTGAACGTAAGCCACACCTTGATCTGGAACTGGGAGACTGTGGCCAGCATCGCGCAGCAGTTACCCTCCTTGACTAGCCTGAACCTGAG CTCCAATCGACTGGTTCTGCCCATGTCTTCCCAAATCTCTGATCTGGAGCCTGCCTTCCGGCAGCTAAAGCGCATCAATCTGCGCAACTGCGGCTTCACCGAATGGAAGGACGTGATGCAGACGGCGCTGCTTTGGCCTAATATTGTGTCACTGGGCCTGCAGGAGAACTCTTTCGGTCAGCTTGCCGAGGTCGATCGAAAGAAGATCTTTAGGCAGCTCCAGGAGCTCGACTTGCACCGCACGaatataatagattttgacCAGGTGGCGAAGTTGGGCAACTTGACGACGTTGCGCTTGTTGAATCTCATGGAGAACGGCATCGAAGAGATAAAACTTCCTGACTGTGATCCCCAAGAAAAGCTTAATATGTTCGCCTCTCTGGAACAGTTAAACCTTCTTTACAATCCCATTTGGAACGAA GCCGATGCTTTTAACGAGCTTGACAAGCTTCCTCAGTTGAGGCGCCTGAACAAGACGCCACATCTGAAGTCCAATTTTGATGAAATGGTCTCCAAGGCCGTTGCTAGCATTAGCGGAATAGAATTTATCAACAAGGCCCTGGTGACAGCGGAGGAAAGACGTGGTGCCGAGTACGATATTTGGAAGAAGTATGCCCCGGACTGGATGCAAGCGACGCATCAAGGATCGGATTCGTTGCGTGAGTTTAACCGGAGGCATCGCACTTATCATTTGCTTGTTAAAA ACTTTTTACCACCCAGCCAAGCGAAACGATCGAACTTAATTAAGGTTTGCATACAGCATCAGCTGACGGGCGAAACTTGGGATAAAAAAGTTCCGCGAATGATTACTGTGCAAACTCTGCAAGGATTGGTTATGAAGCGATTTCAATTAGGCGGTAACGTTCCCCAGCTGTGCTACGTTGATGCCCAGCACCCTGATCTGGTTGTTCCGCTGGATAACAATGCAAAAACGCTGGACTTCTATTCTGTACAGGAGCACGACACGGTTTTGGTACAATAG
- the Tbce gene encoding tubulin-specific chaperone E isoform X1: MVGIIDEPHLFYPLGTRIKISENYGTVRYVGEVSGHMGTWLGIEWDDGMRGKHNGIVDGKRYFQTQKPMAGSFIRPGKLGPCATLEDAARERYLNYDSSNVDESLIRETQASLQASLFEVVGMDKIARKQSKFEQLAEISVDQTPVNAAGYLKELTQLTTLNVSHTLIWNWETVASIAQQLPSLTSLNLSSNRLVLPMSSQISDLEPAFRQLKRINLRNCGFTEWKDVMQTALLWPNIVSLGLQENSFGQLAEVDRKKIFRQLQELDLHRTNIIDFDQVAKLGNLTTLRLLNLMENGIEEIKLPDCDPQEKLNMFASLEQLNLLYNPIWNEADAFNELDKLPQLRRLNKTPHLKSNFDEMVSKAVASISGIEFINKALVTAEERRGAEYDIWKKYAPDWMQATHQGSDSLREFNRRHRTYHLLVKKYGSPIDFLPPSQAKRSNLIKVCIQHQLTGETWDKKVPRMITVQTLQGLVMKRFQLGGNVPQLCYVDAQHPDLVVPLDNNAKTLDFYSVQEHDTVLVQ; this comes from the exons ATGGTGGGAATTATTGACGAGCCACATCTGTTTTATCCGCTGGGGACACGCATCAAGATATCCGAAAACTATGGTACAGTGCGTTATGTGGGAGAG GTTAGCGGCCACATGGGCACCTGGCTAGGAATTGAGTGGGACGACGGGATGCGGGGCAAGCACAACGGCATCGTAGACGGCAAGCGTTATTTCCAGACACAGAAGCCTATGGCGGGCAGTTTTATCCGGCCGGGCAAGTTGGGGCCGTGCGCCACCCTGGAGGACGCTGCCCGGGAGCGGTACCTGAACTACGACTCAAGCAACGTCGACGAGTCCCTTATCCGGGAAACACAAGCTAGTCTGCAGGCGTCGCTCTTTGAGGTCGTGGGCATGGACAAAATCGCTCGAAAGCAGAGCAAGTTCGAGCAGCTGGCGGAGATAAGCGTAGATCAGACGCCAGTGAACGCTGCCGGGTACTTGAAGGAGCTGACACAGCTGACTACGCTGAACGTAAGCCACACCTTGATCTGGAACTGGGAGACTGTGGCCAGCATCGCGCAGCAGTTACCCTCCTTGACTAGCCTGAACCTGAG CTCCAATCGACTGGTTCTGCCCATGTCTTCCCAAATCTCTGATCTGGAGCCTGCCTTCCGGCAGCTAAAGCGCATCAATCTGCGCAACTGCGGCTTCACCGAATGGAAGGACGTGATGCAGACGGCGCTGCTTTGGCCTAATATTGTGTCACTGGGCCTGCAGGAGAACTCTTTCGGTCAGCTTGCCGAGGTCGATCGAAAGAAGATCTTTAGGCAGCTCCAGGAGCTCGACTTGCACCGCACGaatataatagattttgacCAGGTGGCGAAGTTGGGCAACTTGACGACGTTGCGCTTGTTGAATCTCATGGAGAACGGCATCGAAGAGATAAAACTTCCTGACTGTGATCCCCAAGAAAAGCTTAATATGTTCGCCTCTCTGGAACAGTTAAACCTTCTTTACAATCCCATTTGGAACGAA GCCGATGCTTTTAACGAGCTTGACAAGCTTCCTCAGTTGAGGCGCCTGAACAAGACGCCACATCTGAAGTCCAATTTTGATGAAATGGTCTCCAAGGCCGTTGCTAGCATTAGCGGAATAGAATTTATCAACAAGGCCCTGGTGACAGCGGAGGAAAGACGTGGTGCCGAGTACGATATTTGGAAGAAGTATGCCCCGGACTGGATGCAAGCGACGCATCAAGGATCGGATTCGTTGCGTGAGTTTAACCGGAGGCATCGCACTTATCATTTGCTTGTTAAAA AGTATGGTTCTCCAATAGACTTTTTACCACCCAGCCAAGCGAAACGATCGAACTTAATTAAGGTTTGCATACAGCATCAGCTGACGGGCGAAACTTGGGATAAAAAAGTTCCGCGAATGATTACTGTGCAAACTCTGCAAGGATTGGTTATGAAGCGATTTCAATTAGGCGGTAACGTTCCCCAGCTGTGCTACGTTGATGCCCAGCACCCTGATCTGGTTGTTCCGCTGGATAACAATGCAAAAACGCTGGACTTCTATTCTGTACAGGAGCACGACACGGTTTTGGTACAATAG